A portion of the Musa acuminata AAA Group cultivar baxijiao unplaced genomic scaffold, Cavendish_Baxijiao_AAA HiC_scaffold_863, whole genome shotgun sequence genome contains these proteins:
- the LOC135664647 gene encoding photosystem II protein D1, whose amino-acid sequence MTAILERRESTSLWGRFCNWITSTENRLYIGWFGVLMIPTLLTATSVFIIAFIAAPPVDIDGIREPVSGSLLYGNNIISGAIIPTSAAIGLHFYPIWEAASVDEWLYNGGPYELIVLHFLLGVACYMGREWELSFRLGMRPWIAVAYSAPVAAATAVFLIYPIGQGSFSDGMPLGISGTFNFMIVFQAEHNILMHPFHMLGVAGVFGGSLFSAMHGSLVTSSLIRETTENESANAGYRFGQEEETYNIVAAHGYFGRLIFQYASFNNSRSLHFFLAAWPVIGIWFTSLGISTMAFNLNGFNFNQSVVDSQGRVINTWADIINRANLGMEVMHERNAHNFPLDLAAVEVSSTNG is encoded by the coding sequence ATGACTGCAATTTTAGAGAGACGCGAAAGTACAAGCCTATGGGGTCGTTTCTGCAACTGGATAACCAGCACTGAAAACCGTCTTTATATTGGGtggttcggtgttttgatgatccctaccttattgaccgcaacttctgtatttattatcgccttcattgctgctcctccagtagatattgatggtattcgtgaacctgtttctggttctctactttatgGAAATAATATTATCTCTGGTGCTATTATTCCTACTTCTGCAGCTATAGGTTTACATTTTTACCCAATCTGGGAAGCAGCATCTGTTGATGAGTGGTTATACAATGGTGGTCCTTATGAGCTAATTGTTCTACACTTCTTACTTGGTGTAGCTTGTTACATGGGTCGTGAGTGGGAACTTAGTTTCCGTCTGGGTATGCGTCCTTGGATTGCTGTTGCATATTCAGCTCCTGTTGCAGCTGCTACTGCTGTTTTCTTGATCTACCCTATTGGTCAAGGAAGTTTCTCTGATGGTATGCCTTTAGGAATATCTGGTACTTtcaacttcatgattgtattccaggcaGAACACAACATCCTTATGCATCCATTTCACATGTTAGGTGTAGCTGGTGTATTCGGCGGCTCCCTATTCAGTGCTATGCATGGTTCCTTGGTAACCTCTAGTTTGATCAGGGAAACCACTGAAAACGAATCTGCTAACGCAGGTTACAGATTCGGTCAAGAGGAAGAGACTTATAATATCGTAGCTGCTCATGGTTATTTTGGCCGATTGATCTTCCAATATGCTAGTTTCAACAACTCTCGTTCTTTACATTTCTTCTTGGCTGCTTGGCCTGTAATTGGTATCTGGTTCACTTCTTTAGGTATTAGCACCATGGCTTTCAACCTAAATGGTTTCAATTTCAACCAATCCGTAGTTGACAGTCAGGGTCGTGTCATTAACACTTGGGCTGATATCATCAACCGTGCTAACCTTGGTATGGAAGTAATGCATGAACGTAATGCTCACAACTTCCCTCTAGACCTAGCTGCTGTCGAAGTTTCATCTACAAATGGATAA